CCTGTGAGTCCCAGGTCGCACCAGCATGGAGTAGCTCAGTGGGAAGTGTCTGCACTATTTTGTATGAAGACcatctgtgcctccgtttccctatGTGCCTCGCTGGCCCTTAGGGGCTGTAAAAGGGCTGTCTTCTCTCGGGCAGCTTATCACCCGGGGCAGCTGATCCTGGCTGTCTCAATTTGGGGCCTGTATCGCTGGCAAGTcaatgaagacaatggcaaagccAACCTGCTGGGACATTGCTGATCTAGTAACTAACCCCCAGGGTGATGCCCCCCCTTGCAGGCagccagctgggagagcgggggcCGAGGGCGGACACGCTTGGCTGGGCCCGGAGCTGCCCATGGCCCAGGCTGCAGCTTCCGGCTCTCTGGGCTGACCGAGGACTGGCCATGCTGGGTGCAGCCACCTAACAAACccacctgcccttcccccgccggctgggagccccagcagatgctgggggcggtgccccCTTTGGGGTACACGGCTCCCTCAGGTGCCCGTCTCAGGCGGAGTCGCTGGAGGGAGCGAGGGGGCTGGAGGCGCCGAGGTTGGGTCCCAGGAGGTGGTGAAGCCAAGTGGCTTCCCCTGCTGACAGAGCGAGACCCTAAGGCACCAGCCCTGTGGCTTCCTGACTTCGGCGTCTGCTCCCTGGTGCTGGTTCCGCTGCAGCGCGActccagagccccctgctccaccctcgggccctgtgggcaggtgggtTCTGGCCCGGCCGAGCCCAAAGCGCCACAGGCCGGGTCaaagcccagacctgcccccctGGGAGCCCCCGCTGGGGAATGAGCTctgactcacccccccccccccggccacccgCCATCGTGCCTGGATCTGGGCTCCCCGTTTGGACATGAAACGAGGCAGTTTGCAAAACctgggaacagggccggctccaggcttgGGGCGGCCCAAGGGAacggggcagcacgtccgggtcttcggcggcaattcggtggcgggtccctcagtccctctcagagggaccGGCCGCCAAACTGCTGCCGAAGAATAAAGCGGCGCGGGAGAgcagccgccaaagtgccactgattgcggctttttcttttttctctggagccagccctgcctggggaaACCCTGGGACCAAAGCTGGGACCAGCGTGGCAGTTTTGAAGTAACAAAGAAAAATCAGGCCAAGGTTTTCaattcttttttgtttaaaaaaaagggggggggaacattttcaaaaacccAAACCACAAACTTTCAGCCCAAACCACCAcctgggtttttatttttaccagaaaggggttttgaaaatgaattcttttattcttttgttttttcaacaaatgtctcccccctccccccccgaaaaaaaaattgcaggaaAAATAACTGTAACCAGAACATTTGTGGTTGAGGTTTTTGCTTCTCTCCCcccagttactcctgatttacaccagagtgaaGGGGAATTGGccccttgacatcagtggagttattcctgatttacaccagagagGGGAATTGGCCCCATTGTCGTCCCCCccagttattcctgatttacaccaggggccGGGAGGGGAGCCTGGTTCTAGGGCCGTTGGCCCAGCTCGCCAGCCGGGACAAACCAGTACGACTCAGGCCTGCGGTTTTGCTCAGTTCCCTTTATTTGCTGCGgttcccggctgccagccccacatgCTGGGCTCTGCCGGGCTCATTAACCGGAGCAGAGCCCGGGGCAAAGCCTGCCCGTGCGTGTGCCGCGGCCAGGGGGCGCTGTCCTGGCTCTGCCTGCGCAGCTCAATGGGCGACGCCGGCAGGATTCTGGCCCGGCCCCTCTCCCATTCCCGGCTGCTGCTCCGAGATCAGGGCCATGTAGACCTCAGCCGCGGCAGCTACCAACTGGAAAGACTTGCAGGCCGGTGCCAGCGCCTGGAGCTCCTGCTCCAGGTGCCGGGCGGCCGCAGCCAGGGCGTTCCTAGCACGACGCCCCGTGAGGACATCGGGCAGGTGGTCACCCAGACTTTGCACCGTGCCGGCCCCAGAGACGGGGCCATTCTCGGGGGGCTCTGCAGCCGTTTCCCCAGTTGGGTCCCCAGGGGTGGCACAAGCGGAAACAGCCCTGGCGATCTCCTCGGTGCTCCGGAGCAGGGCGTCCATCGGCAGGCGCAGCACCGGGGAGGCCTCCGCCTCCCGCAGAGCCGCCTCCAGCCGCTCGGGGAGGCCGGCGTTCTGCAGCAGCACGGCCACCACGGGGCCACCCACGCTGCCGAAGATCCCCATGGTGGCCTGGTGGAAGTCCCGGACGATGGCCCCCTTCTCCtgcagcggggtgtggggggaggccaTGCGGGCGTACAGGTCCCGGCTGGCGTTCTTCCGCACGTGTCTGTCCGTCTGCTCCGCCGCGGCGTGCATCTCCCGCGCTGCCCGCAGCAGGCGCTCCAGGCTCTCCCCCACGCCGACGCTGCCCCCCACCGGTTCCAGGGACACGCTGGTGTTAAGGTGCTGGTTGAGGAGGCCGAGCAGCGCCTGGGTGGCCGAGATGCATCCTTCCAGGGAGTcgagcagggactggctggcgcgCACGAGCCTCTCTCTGTCGCTCTGTGTGCCGGAGAACAGGGAGAGCATCGCGAGGCTGGGAAACAAAGTGGAGTGCGCGAGTGAGGGGCTGAAAGAGTTTCCCCTCCAGGACCCAGTGCAAGGCCAAGGGGATGTGCGATGGAACCGATAGGGAACCCCTACGAAATGGAGTAGAGGGAATGTTGCGCCATATAATCCAGAATTtgtctgtggaactcactgccacttgATCTTCCTGAGGCAAGAGCCCAGCAAGATCCAGAAAAGGGATCTGACATTTATATGGCTAATGAGGAGAACCAGAATGACATTAGAGAAGaattgttttttaagtttgaaaAGATTAAACATTCTCAAGCTCCAGGGCCTGAACAAACCTCTAACTAATGGCTGTCAGGAAGGAACTGTCCCTGAGTCAGAATCTCCCTAACCTGCTACTATGGGGTTCTCTTAACCATCTGGTACCGTCACTATTGGAGACGGGACACAGCGTAAAGGGCCTCTGGACAGAGCCTGTCTGGCCAGTCCAATGGTCCTAGTTATACATAAAATGTTTTCCCGCTGTTCTTCCTGATTTCAATGCACTGAAAGAGCCCAGACAAAGCCAGAAAGGCCCCAGACCTCACAACAAAGCCGGCAGCTTTTGTGTCTCCAGCTCAGGCATGTTTTGAGCAAGTTTCAgtgcagagagaaaaaaataaagcacCACAAACTTGCCACAGCGAGTTCTTTCCTGGGGCTTgaaagtgctgggggg
This genomic window from Mauremys mutica isolate MM-2020 ecotype Southern chromosome 17, ASM2049712v1, whole genome shotgun sequence contains:
- the LOC123351698 gene encoding uncharacterized protein LOC123351698; amino-acid sequence: MLSLFSGTQSDRERLVRASQSLLDSLEGCISATQALLGLLNQHLNTSVSLEPVGGSVGVGESLERLLRAAREMHAAAEQTDRHVRKNASRDLYARMASPHTPLQEKGAIVRDFHQATMGIFGSVGGPVVAVLLQNAGLPERLEAALREAEASPVLRLPMDALLRSTEEIARAVSACATPGDPTGETAAEPPENGPVSGAGTVQSLGDHLPDVLTGRRARNALAAAARHLEQELQALAPACKSFQLVAAAAEVYMALISEQQPGMGEGPGQNPAGVAH